A DNA window from Falco peregrinus isolate bFalPer1 chromosome 8, bFalPer1.pri, whole genome shotgun sequence contains the following coding sequences:
- the STC2 gene encoding stanniocalcin-2 translates to MCAELRGKLLALALLLASARAAAGTEATHPPEGPQDRTPQQKGRLSLQNTAEIQHCLVNAGDVGCGVFECFENNSCEIRGLHEICMTFLHNAGKFDAQGKSFIKDALKCKAHALRHKFSCISRKCPAIKEMVFQLQRECYLKHDLCSAAKENVQVIVEMIHFKDLLQHEPYVDLVNILLTCGEEVKKAITRSVQAQCEQNWGSLCSILSFCTSAVHGDTILGPEKKPGEASKGAAGRGDMLADSDHRESSRASKAERGTKGHLNAHARVKAGGHGPKGPHGIMDRADELSDFSDIRR, encoded by the exons ATGTGCGCGGAGCTCCGCGGCAagctgctggccctggccctgctgctcgCCAgcgcccgggcggcggcgggcactGAGGCCACGCACCCGCCGGAGGGGCCGCAGGACAGGACCCCGCAGCAGAAGGGGCGTCTGTCCCTGCAGAACACAG CTGAAATCCAGCACTGCCTGGTTAATGCTGGCGATGTGGGATGTGGAGTCTTTGAATGCTTTGAAAACAATTCTTGCGAGATCCGAGGCTTACACGAGATCTGCATGACATTCCTGCACAACGCTGGAAAATTTGATGCCCAG ggAAAATCTTTCATTAAAGACGCTCTGAAGTGTAAGGCTCATGCCTTGAGGCATAAATTCAGCTGCATCAGCCGTAAGTGCCCTGCCATTAAAGAGATGGTGTTCCAGTTACAGCGGGAGTGCTACCTGAAGCATGACCTCTGCTCCGCTGCCAAGGAGAACGTCCAGGTCATTGTGGAGATGATTCACTTCAAagacctgctgcagcatga GCCATATGTTGACCTCGTGAATATCCTGCTCACCTGTGGCGAGGAGGTGAAAAAGGCAATAACAAGAAGCGTCCAGGCCCAGTGTGAACAGAACTGGGGAAGTCTCTGTTCCATCCTGAGCTTCTGcacctcggctgtgcatggtgACACCATCCTGGGTCCCGAGAAGAAGCCGGGTGAAGCCAGCAAAGGCGCTGCTGGCCGAGGGGACATGCTGGCCGACTCTGACCACCGGGAGAGCTCGCGAGCATCTAAGGCAGAGAGAGGTACTAAGGGCCACTTGAACGCCCATGCCCGGGTGAAAGCTGGGGGCCACGGTCCCAAAGGGCCACATGGGATCATGGACCGGGCAGACGAACTGTCCGACTTCTCTGACATCCGGAGGTGA